Proteins from one Oncorhynchus gorbuscha isolate QuinsamMale2020 ecotype Even-year linkage group LG18, OgorEven_v1.0, whole genome shotgun sequence genomic window:
- the LOC124004085 gene encoding trafficking protein particle complex subunit 5-like yields MALGCSSDLTSTSTDLTSDISINTNKPSPFSAFRYPSVPQVSVWRALFGKDKLEQANDYDKIYYIIEKEPLINAFTSVPKENSTLNCAAFTGGAVEAILTHSGFSAKVTVHRHKCTTLMIKFDEAVIARGKALEGRKLVESTVFIHSFIHSFKGPTLEADEREE; encoded by the coding sequence ATGGCTCTTGGCTGTAGCAGCGACTTGACCTCCACTTCAACAGACCTGACCTCAGACATAAGCATAAACACAAACAAACCTTCACCTTTCTCTGCCTTCCGTTACCCCTCGGTTCCCCAGGTGTCGGTGTGGAGGGCCCTGTTCGGCAAGGACAAGCTGGAGCAGGCCAACGACTACGACAAGATCTACTATATCATTGAGAAAGAGCCCCTGATCAACGCCTTCACCTCGGTGCCCAAAGAAAACAGCACGCTCAACTGTGCCGCTTTCACCGGGGGCGCGGTGGAGGCCATTCTAACACACAGCGGCTTCTCCGCCAAGGTCACGGTGCACCGGCACAAGTGCACCACTCTCATGATCAAGTTTGATGAGGCCGTCATCGCCCGAGGCAAGGCACTGGAGGGAAGGAAGCTAGTTGAAAGTAcagtattcattcattcattcattcattcattcaaaggACCTACTCTAGAGGCAGATGAAAGGGAGGAGTAG